Proteins from a single region of Hydra vulgaris chromosome 12, alternate assembly HydraT2T_AEP:
- the LOC136087826 gene encoding uncharacterized protein LOC136087826: MRRAQKIKTSREIVFIDSTSSVDSTCSTTTVVFTATSAGAVPLSVLIYNGQCTASYTLAFSLLKETYAGLFGGQSYPDLAMTDDSKAEKDAIKVVWPGTHQLLCQFHVAQAE; the protein is encoded by the exons ATGCGTCGTGCccagaaaataaaaacttctagaGAAATAGTTTTCATTGATTCTACAAGTAGCGTTGACTCTACATGCTCCACAACAACAGTTGTCTTTACAGCAACATCAGCAGGTGCAGTTCCGTTAAGTGTTTTGATATATAATGGACAATGTACAGCTTCCTACACACTTGCATTTAGTCTACTTAAAGAAACATATGCTGGATTATTTGGAGGACAATCG tatcCAGATTTAGCAATGACTGACGACAGTAAAGCTGAGAAAGATGCTATAAAAGTGGTATGGCCAGGTACTCATCAGTTACTTTGTCAGTTTCATGTAGCACAGGCTGAGTGA